Part of the Gammaproteobacteria bacterium genome, CGCGACATGGAACCTCCAGTCCACCTTCCGGGAGACTCCGAGCAACGCCCCGTACTCCTCGTCGGAGAGGACGACCCGGGTGGGGTTCTTCTCCTTGGGCGTCTTCAAGCCCCTCAGCGGATTCGAGTCGAGAAGGAGCCTTCCGTTCTCGTCTCGGGACTTCGAGGCCCAGTTGAGGACCGCGATCAGGAATCTCAGGTCGAACTCGACTGTCCGGTCGGACACGGGTTTGCCGCTGGGTCCAACCTTGCCGACCCTCCGCGCCCGGATGAAGCGATCCCAGTCGCGCTGCGACAGGGTCGCCGGATCGCGGTCGAGTCCGAAGAACCCGAGGAACATCCTCATCGCAACCCGGTCGTATCGCCGCGACCTGTCGGCCTTGGTCGGCGTCACCTCCTCACCGTAGATGTCAAAGAGCCTTTCCAGCGTGAGCGGCTCGGGTTCGGCGTTGCCGTTGGGCTCGTGAACCGCGAAGCCCGCGGCGGCCTCGTCGGCCTGCCTCTTGGCCCGAGTCCAATCGCGGTGCTTCAGCGACCGGGTGAGCCTGCGCCCGTTCTCGCGCCACTCCATCTGGTAAAGGCCGGTCTTGGGATCGGTGAACACCCTCACCCGGTTCCGGCCCCATTCGCCGGCGCTGTACGAGCGCCGACTTCGTTTCGTGCGTGCCATCATTCGATTCCTCTCGTGATGGACCGCACGACCTGCGCGAACGAAACTTCGCGGAGGGAAGGCCCTTCCGCCAGTTGCAGTTGCTCGAAGGCCGGTTCCGTCCCGCAAACACGGTCAACGGGGCTGGGCGGCGAGCGCACATCGACATCGGGGTCCGTGTGCGCGGACACGCGTTCCGGACGTGCACGTCAGCGACGGCGCATGCCTCTTGCCGGATTGCAGTTGCACCACGGCCTCCGGGGCGGCTGCGCCGCGCCGGAAACGGAGGCCGTGACC contains:
- a CDS encoding site-specific integrase, producing MRVFTDPKTGLYQMEWRENGRRLTRSLKHRDWTRAKRQADEAAAGFAVHEPNGNAEPEPLTLERLFDIYGEEVTPTKADRSRRYDRVAMRMFLGFFGLDRDPATLSQRDWDRFIRARRVGKVGPSGKPVSDRTVEFDLRFLIAVLNWASKSRDENGRLLLDSNPLRGLKTPKEKNPTRVVLSDEEYGALLGVSRKVDWRFHVALVLAHETGHRIGAIRQLRWSDIDFDDRTIVWRAEHEKTGYEHVTPMTDEAVVALEEAAQRRYPDAGDSPVLPAPKDASRCAGLSAVRYWWDKAQSLAGLEPKRGRGWHSLRRKFASDLMALPLKVLCELGGWKEAQTVLRCYQQADAGQLRKALESRPRVCA